From the Bacteroidia bacterium genome, the window GATAGAAGCCTTCCATAATATCTGAAATCCAAATCTCTTTGTTTACCCCTGCCCATGCAAGTCCTGAATCGGCAGTACGCGGAATAAAGCTGCACACAAAACCTGTTGCGCCTCCGGTAAGTGCTGCGTTGGCTAAATCAAAGCCTGCGCCCTGAGCGTTGGTAGTTGCCGCCAGTGCAAAAAAGATTGCCGCCATAAACAGCGTGTTGTAAGCAAGGGTTGCTGTTGCGTTAATTGCCTTAAAAAGGCTTTTTTGTTTTTTCATTGTTATTGTTGTTGTTGCTTTTTTGTTTGTATTTTTCAATTATATAAACCAATCTGTTTAGCCCTCTCTGCATCAGCCAACCTACTGTTCCGCCTATTGCCGCCAGTGTAATGGTGTGCATCAGGTCTTTATAGGTGATCCACTGTTCGCAAGTCCAAGCAATACCGTCAGTATGCTTATGCCAATGCTGAGGAAAGGCATATTGTAGCTATGCCCATCCACATTATATCGCGCCTTTGCTTTTAAGTTCTGCATTGAGCGAATCCAGCAATGCTTTATACTGTTCAGGATTTTCCTTTTTCATCAGACGAAGGCCGCGCGAATCCTTTTTCTCCCAATCGCGAAACGACCATCCTGCGCGGTCAACCGGAGCAGCATTGCCGATTTCGTTGTTTACGCGATTAGACAGTGGCATGCGCTCGGCAATACTGTCAAGCATCTTTTTGGTGCCATCAAAATCAACTTTCGCGAAACGTACATACGTATCTTTCGTGTCTTTGTCTTTGCCAATTTTTCCGGCAGCTGCCGCATCGTCCACAAGCTGAATGCACTTTTTATCAAATGCCGCAACTTCCGCATCTTCTTTTTCTTTGATAGAAAGTTTTAGTTTGCTTATTTCATCGGCTTTCGCTTTTTCACTTTCCATGAGAGCTTCAATTTTTGAAAGCACATCATCTTCCGTTGCCGTTAAAGCCAGTCCGAGCGACTTAGCCATCAGTTGAAGTTTGTTCATTATTGTTTGTTTTGAATTTCTGTTGAGTATGAGTTTAATTTCATCCTGTGAAATCTCTTTGCCTTCGCGTGTTAAGCGAAGAGCATTCTTGTTACCGGGGATTGGAGTTAGAGAAACTTCGCACAGTGTTGACTTAGTAATATGCACCATGTCATTGATGAGTTGCGTTTCGTTTACATCTAAGTGAACGCTTGCGGCTTTCAGGAAACCGCGTTCCCATTTGCCAGCCCATTTAGTTGCTTCTGCATCATCATCATCAAACACAGGCGTGCCGATTAGCTTGCCGTCTGTTACTGCAAATCTTCAATGCTGCCAAGCAATACATCGGGATTGTGATTGAGGAGCAAAACAGGATTACGTAAAAAATCAGTCGTATCAATGCCGCTTGTTACCACCACGCATCCGTAGGTGTTCATGCGCTCATCGCTGAGTATAATTCGTCCTTTTTCTTTTGACATTGCCTGGCAAAAGTGCAATGGCGTTTATCCTTTACCAAATCGTTTTAACACCATAAACCTACCACAAGCACACGGTTTGTTGATTTTCGACAAATGGTATAAACGAAATTTTTATACAGGCAGCTATTGATTCACCTTTGCAACATGAGCGGAAGACGGAGCAATGACTCCAAACGTATTTTAGCGGAAAAACTTTTCACCTCCGGCAATTACCTGCAGAAAGAGGTTGCCACATTAGTGGGTATTACCGATAAAACCATGGGCGAATGGGTAAAGAAGTATGGCTGGAAAGACCGAAGAGCCTCCTACACCAGCACCCGCGAAAATCAGATACACATGCTGCTGATGCAGATTAACAACATCCAGGAGCAGATTCTCGAACGCGACCAAAAAGAAAGATTTGCCACATCAAAAGAAAGTGATCAGTTGGCAAAGCTCTCTACTACCATGAAGAATATGGAAGTGGAACTTGGCATCAGCGACATGATAAGCTGCGGCATCAGATTCATTGACTATTGCAAAACTATTGACTTTGCAATGGGTAAAGAAGTTGGTTTAATGTTTGACGGATTCCTAAATACACTACTGCGTAAATGAGAACCACGTTTACCGATAAAGATGCCCTCAAACTTTGGGAAGAGTATCGCGAGCAGTTAATCAGCAGCACACCTGTTGACTTAACCGAGACGGCTTACGATAAAGAAAGGCGCGTGAAGGTTCTAAAAAAGGATTTTGTCAAATTTTGTCAATACTACTTTCCTCGATACGCATCCGCGCCATTTGGCGATTTTCATTTGAAAATATCCAAACACATTATAGACAATGACGTAACGTTTACATCCGTTAACGCAGCACGCGACCATGCCAAAAGCATCCTGTGCGATTTGCTGTTGCCTGTTTTCCTGATGGTAAACGGTGAGCTGGAAAATATGATTATGTGCAGCAGCACAGAAGGAAATGCTGTTCGCCTGATTACACCGTTGCGTATAAATCTTGAAAGCAACACGCGACTTATACACGACTTTGGAAAGTTTACCGGAAAATACACCTGGACAGAGAACGAGTTCACCACCAACGACCGTTGCAACTTCCTTTGCTTGGGTAAAGGTCAATCACCGCGTGTGGCGCGTAAAGATGCCGCACGTCCTGATTTTATTGTTTGCGATGATATTGATGATGACGAGGCCGTACTCAATGCCGAGCGATTAGATAAAGACTGGAACTGGCTAATCGGAAGTCTATACGGAACGTTCAGCTTAACCGGACGCAAACGGTTTATCATTGCCAACAACATTATTGCTCCCGACAGCCTTGCCGTTCGTGCACAGGCGCAGAGCGATAAAGTTTTTCTTGTCAACTTACTAACTAAAACCGACAAGGTAAACCACTCGGAAATTAAACGCCTGAAATCCGAACTGAAAAAGAGAGAAGGACGAAAAGAAACAGCGTGTACTTACTGATTCTATTCGCTATTACGAAAACGGCTACGAGGTTACATGGCATCAGAAAATATCCATGACCGATGCCGTTTACATGATTCATAAAATGGGCGTGCTTGCCGAGCGTGAATATTTCAACAATCCGCAAATCAAAGGCAAAATATTTTTGGAAGAGTGGCTGCAATTCGGAAAAATGCCAAAACTGTCGGACTTCCGTTACCTCATTCAATACCTTGACCCCGGCTTTATGAAATCAAAAACGAGCGACACCAAGTCGCTTGTGCTTGTGGGATTGCACAACGCCAAATATTACCTCATAAAAGTTTTTTGCGGACAGGCAACCATCAACGAAATGATTGGCTGGTGTTATGCGATGGACGATTATGTGAAACGCAATGGCGGCAGCGCACCGCTTAAAATGGAAGAGGTTTTTTTACAATCCTTGTTATATAAAGATTTTGCAGCCGTTGCCAAAGAGAAAGGATATGCAGTGCCTGTAAGTGGTGATAAAAGAAAAAAACCCGACAAAGATTCGCGCATAATTGCCACAGCCGGTTACTTTGAAAGAGGCGATGTATATGTAAACGAAGATGAGCGGCAAAACCATCACCTCAAGCAGTGGATTCAGCAATACACTTTTTTCCGTCCGGGTAATACCAAAGTAAAGAAAGACGGTTTAGATGCCTTTGAAGGCGCAATACACGAATTAAATCAGCTTGTAGTAAGCGCAGGAGGTTTTGCTTACGGCAGGCGAAACAAGTCAGCTAAATATTTTTAAGTATGAAAACACCTATTACCTATTACGGAGGCAAGCAGAAGTTAGTAAACGAAATTCTGCCCATGATACCCAAGCACGTTACCTACACCGAACCCTTCGTGGGTGGCGGTGCGGTTTTCTTTGCAAAGCCCAAATCGGAAGTGGAGGTGATTAACGACACCAACAAATCATTAATCACATTTTACCGCGTGGCGCAAACGGATTTTACTTCGCTTGAAAAGGAAGTGCGGATAACCTTGCACAGCCGCAGGGCGCATGAAGACGCTAAAATTATTTATCAGGCTCCGCATTTGTTTAACGAAGTCAAACAGGCATGGGCGGTGTGGACGCTAAGTACGCAAAGCTTTAGCTCCATGCTTGATGGTACATGGGGCTACGATATAAAAAGGCGCACCACCAGTAAAAAAATAATGAACAAGCGCGACAGCTTTACCGAAGAGTACGCCATTCGCTTACAGGATGTGCAGATTGAATGCACGGACGCACTCCGCATTATTGAAACACGCGACAGCGAAACCACCTTCCATTACATTGACCCGCCTTATGTGAACAGTCACTGCGGACACTATGACGGTTACTCATGGGAAGATTACGAAATGCTGTTAAAAAAGCTGACTGCCGTTAAAGGCAAATTCTTACTCAGCAGCTATCCGAGTGAAGTCTTAGACAAGTATGCTAAGAAAAACAAGTGGCAGCAAAAACAAATTCAAATGGAAGTAACCGTGGCCAACAATACAGGCAACCGTAAACAAAAAACAGAAGTTCTAACAGCTAATTATACCATTATATAAATCATGGCTTTTATAGACAAAACCGATTTACTCAATTATGTGCGCCAAAACAAATTAGACGACATCACCGACTTTGATGATACCAAATTAGATGCCGCCTGCGAAGACATGGAGGAGTACGTGAAGGGCTACCTGTCGGCACGGTACGATGTGGATGCCATATTTACCGCCACCGGCACGGCCCGCAATCCGGTAATCAAAATGTATATGTGCGACCTTGTGCTGTACCACCTGCACAAGCTGATTAACTGGCGCAAGATACCGGAGTTCCGAAAGGAACGCTATCAGGAAGCTAAGGAATGGTTGCAGGATGTGCAGGCAGGATTGATTAATCCGCCCACGCTGCTGCTGCCCACCGATGGCAGCCTTGATTACATCATATTTGGAGGAAACCCTAAACTTGGCAATAACTACTGACCACACCCCCTTAGAATGCCCTTAGAGCTCCTTAGAGTGAGGGGTAAAATCTTCGGGAGGTAGGTAGATGCCACAAAAACGAGATACGCGGTTTAACAGGCTTTAAAATAAGAATTTCAAAAATGGCGAAAAACGATAAAAAAAACATCAGCAAAAACACCCAACAGGTGGAAAGGCAGGCAGTATATCAGCTTACCGTAAACCCGGTGCGCATGGCGGTAAACGATATTGCCAAATGGAAGCTGGCCATTGATCAGGCACGTGACCCTAACTTTCCCAGAAGAAGGCTGCTGTACGAGCTGTACGACCAGATAATATTGGACGGACACCTGTCGTCAGTAATCGAAAAGCGCAAGTTGTCGCTGCTTAATAAGCGCGTTCATTACAGCGATAAGTCGGCAAGCGGAGAGGTGAAGCCCAACGAAGAGGTAACTGACGGCATCATCAACACCACATGGTTCAGAGACCTTATGGATTATAGCCTTGATGCCGACAACTACGGTCACTCGCTCTGTGAGTTCATTATGGAAGGCGGCATGATAACAAAGGTGGAATTGTTTAACCGGGCCAACGTAATTCCTGAAATAGGACTGCTATGCTGGAACTACTATACCATGCCTGCCATAAGCATCAACGGAAAAGCCTTCCGCGATAATATTCCCGTTGCTGTTAACGACAGTGTCGGCATTTTTTACCGCGACAATCAAAAACACAGCCCCTATCTGATTGAGTTTGGCAAAGCCAAAAGCTACGGACGGCTGATGGTAGCAGCACAATATGTCATATTAAAACGTAACGGAATTGGGCAGTGGGCACAGTTTACCGAAATATTCGGACAACCCTTCCGTGTTGGCGAATACGACCCCTACGATGGCTCGGCACGCAAGCTGCTGGAAGACGGCCTGGACAACATGGGCGCGGCCGGATCGGCGGTGATACCCAAAGGCACGATGCTTAATTTTCATGACCATAACGGCAGTGGAAAATCAGAAGTATTTAAGGACCTGATTGATGCTTGCAATGGCGAATTGAGTAAAATATTTCTCGGCAACACCATGACTACCGAAGACGGCAGCAGCCTGAGCCAAAGCCAAACACACAAAGAGTCGGAAGACGAGCTGAAGGTTTCTGATATGATTAAGGCCGAGCAAACGCTTAACTTTATTGTGAAACCGAAACTGCAGGAGCTTACAGGCATCAGGCTTGACAAGGGTAATTTCAGTTATCCGCAGTCGAGCGAAATCCCGCTTGAACAACGCATACTTATAGACTCCAAACTGACGGAATTAATTCCGATAAGCGAAGAGTATTTTTACGCAACATACGGAGTGGATAAACCTAAGCCGGGCGAGATTCCCGTAAGAGCCTCGTCCCGGTTTTCGCTCCCTCCGGATGATGAGGAAGAAGAAGAGAATAAGGACGAAAGTCAAAAGTCAAAAGAGAAGGGAGAAGAAAAAAAGTCGGAAGAGGAAAAACCAAACGAGGAGTTTAGCGATGATGCCGAAAAAAAAAAGACTAAGCTGACGCAGAAGCTGACCGCCCTGTACGGCACTTCCGTTAAGCACTATAATGGAAAAAAACTTGTGCTTTCTGCCAAAGATAAATCCAAGCTTGATGAGATATGGGAGCGCATTGCACAAGCCATGCACCAGGGCAAGCTGCGCAAAAATTATGTGGACCCTGAGTTAGTTGCCTTTATTCGCAGAAAGCTGATGCAGAGTGTGCAGACCGGTTACGGAGGCAATATAAGCAGCTATGGCGATGGCACGCCTGACAAGGTAATGCTTGAAAACCTGGCAGAAGATGTAAAGGTGTTTAGTGGCTTTAAAACGTTTCAGGAACTACGCGAAGCAACCGACCTGCTTACCGACAACGATGGTAAGCTGCGCGAGTTTGCCGACTTTAAAAAAGATGTGCTGAATGTGAATGCAAAATATAATGAGCATTGGCTGGAAACGGAATACAACTTCGCCATTGCATCATCACAATCGGCAAGCAACTGGGTGAACTATCAGGAAAGCAAACACATTATCCCCAACCTCACCTATCGCACCGCAGGTGATGACCGCGTGCGTGAAGAACATGCAGTGCTTGACGGTATCACGCGCCCCATTGACGATTCGTTTTGGAATACCTATTATCCACCAAACGATTGGGGTTGCCGGTGCGATGTTGACCAGACGGACGAGGAGGAAGTAACGGACATTGCCGATATGAGCCTGAAAGAGCCGCCTGAAATGTTCAGGGTTAACACTGCTAAGGAAGGCGTGGTGTTTCCGAAAAACCACCCCTACTATGAAACCAACCGCAGCGAACGCAAAGCAATACGTGAACAACTTGATGATATGGAGGACTGATGATGCAAAAACACATTACACGCGAAAAAAAGATTCTCGTCATTGGCGAGTATAAACCCTTCAACCTGTTTCATGCGCTGGGCTGGCGCAAGGGGCAGCTTGATTATATGTTTGACGTATGCCGGACAGAAAGGGAAGTGTGGGACAAAATTGATAAACTGAAACAGCTTTATCCTAATTTACAATTAATAGATGAGCGAAGGAAGAAATAATTTTCCGCATCCTTTTCGTAAGGTGCAGGAGCAATATCGCAAACTTGTGGAGGAGTTGCCTATGATAGTAAGCAGTGTGGCAGAGAATGAATTTAAAAGCAACTTCCGCAAGCAGGGCTACGAGGAAACCTCCGGAGTAGTGGCATGGGCCAAACGCAAGAATGACAGAGCGGAAGGTCGTGCCCTTTTAATTAAAACAGGCAGGCTGCGCAGAAGCTTTAAAAAACGCCCTACCACCGATACGGCAGTGGTAATAAACGACACACCCTATGCCAAGGCTCTGAACGAAGGCTCTAACAAAAGAGTAAATGTGAAGGCAACAGCCTACAAGCGCAAAAAGCCCAACAAAAAAAAGCAACGCAAATTAGTATATGTGAAGGCGCACAAGCGGCAGAACAACTTACCTGCACGACCCTTTATGAAAGACACTGCCGCGCTGCACAAAAAAATTGATAAGCGAATTTCAAGTGAACTTAAAAAACTATTATAAATGATTTTAAAAGGACTTTATCAGGTTATTATGGACAGGATACAACAGCAGTGTCCGGAAGTGAAATACATTGACCTGTTCAACGACCAGTTTAATTACGAAGATCAGGAAGATGCCTTCAACACACCTGCCGTGCTGGTGGAGTTTGCGCCATTTGAAACGCGCAGCCTAAGCGAGGGGCGACAGGATATGGAAGTCCCCTTCATACTGCACGTAGGCACTGAACAGTATGAGGAAGCAAGCAGCCGCGAAGAGCTGGCGCACCGAACACGCGCTTTGGAGCATCTCAACACCATTGACTCCGTATCCAAAGCATTGCACCGCTTTGGACAAGGTATAGGTGGCGATATTGTTCGGACAGGATTTGAAACTGATGTAAATCATTTTAACATGTACGTACACAAAATCAGTTTCAAACTAAGAATGGTTGATGACATTGCCTTGGCCAGATACATTCCCCTTGGCACAGGGCATCCAAATATGAACTTTAACGATGAAATTGTAAATCCATAACAAAATGAATGTAGGGGCGACAAAAACAATAAAACTCGAAACCACTGATACGGATTGGGACTTTGACACTGCCGTTGAAGCAGCATTAATTGTACATGTCAATAAAAAGAAGTACCTGACTTATAAGAAGTCTGACCATACACTTATTGTTGATACTGACCCCAAAAAAGCTTCGGCATTTATTACCAGGGGCGAATCGCTCAAACTGGTGCCTGGCATGCTGGGCATAGAGCTTTATGTTCAAAAAAACAACACCGAGCACGGCATTAGCTTGTATTTGGAAGTAGAAACAATTAAACCCTCTTTTACAACTAACCTATGAGCGATATAACTATTACTTTCTCATTAGCCGGTGACATTACGCTAAACGGTATGCCGACAACACCTGCAGCAACAGAGGTTGACCCCACAGTACCGGCACATGTTAAAGCCATTACTACGGCTGACATCTCTTCCTGGAACAACAAAGCAGATGCCGCTAATCTGACAGCCGAACAAAATGCAAGAATAGCCGGTGACAGCAATCAGCAGACTTATACAGACCTTGCCGTGAGCAACTTGCTGGATGGTGTGCCTTCTGCCGGTAATACACTGAATAAATTATTCAACCTATTTGTTGGAAGCGTTATTGAAGTGACCGTTGCTGACATTGCCACACGCGATGCTTTAGACATATTACTTGGCAGCCATGTATTTGTGTTGGACGATGGCGATAACAAATGGGCTTTGTACAAGGCTACCACTGCCGGTGTAGGAGCCAATTATGTGAAGCTATCAGACCCCGACCTGTTGAATGCCGTAATGACAGCCGCACAAATAAAAGCAGCCTACGAAAGCAACAGCGACACCAATGCTTTTACAAATGCATTGCTGGCAAAACTCAATGGCATTGCAGCCGGTGCAACCGCAAACGACACCAATGCCAACCTACGCAACCGAAGCACACACACAGGCACTCAGGATGTGAGTACTGTAACAAATGCCATGGACAAAACCACTTTTAAACGCAGCATCAAATCAACAGACCAGACCTTTGCATCCACAAGCATGGCCGCGGTTGACGACTTGGTGTTTAATGTAGATGCCAATTCGGAGTATCTTTTTAGCTTCAATGGCCGGATGGGTAGTAGTGGCACCAATGGCGGCCGCATAGGTGTTAACTGCCCGGCAGGGGCAACAATAGAATATCAGGTATGGGCTAATCTTGGCAGTGTCGGCACTTCGCTAATGGCAAAAGGCATTGACAGCGGTGGTGCAGAAAGCAACACCGTGGCTTCTGGCGGAACTGGTGTATCAAGCTTCGCGTTTTTTATTACCGGCAGCATTAAAACAGGAGCAACGGCAGGCACCGTACAACTCAATGCAAGAAGCATGGCAGGAGGTAACTCTTTCTATATATATGCAGGAGCTGCGGTAAAGGCGGAAAGGATTAATTGAAAATCAAATACACTATAAAAACCGCAACCAGCAGCAGTATAATCATCATAACTTTTCCTGCTGTGTTTTTTTCTTTTTCGGCAGTGCGTCCTGATTCATTTAAGGCTGATTCTTTCTGATAGCGATTAATAAAATTTGTGATTAATTTTTTATCTCCACCGATAAGTATTGTTTGTGGCGAGTGAGTTTTCACATCCCAATAGTTTATGATAAGATATGTTTTGTCTGTAATTTTTTCGGATTTATTTATGCCAGACAAACCGCCAACGATAGCTCCAACACCTCCGAATACAAGTCCACCAACAACTGCCCTGCCTATTACGGATTTATCGGCAGATACCAATTCGCCACGAGTTTTCACATTGAGTGAAATGATTTGTGCATTGTGTATTTCTACTCTATGAGTTAATGACGTGGACAGCGTAATGCCATGCGTGTGCAGCATTACATTTATTTTTCCCGAATCCAAATTGCCAATTACATTTTCATCTCTCAGATAATCGCCTTTAAAGTATGAGTCCTGCCCCCAATTAGTTATTTGCTTTCCAATATTCAAATCAGCAGGCAAGTCGGGAAAGGCGAGCGTTTGTTCGGCTGCGGTAGAGGTAACAACATGCTGCTGTTGTTTTACAAGCGGAAAGGCGCAAGAGGGGCAAACGGTAGCTTTATCGCTTACTTCTTTGCCGCATTCGGGACAGTTAATGAGTGCCATTGGGGGGGATGAAATTTAATTGTTAAACGGTAGGCTAAATTATACTTTTTTCTTAAGCAATTGCTCAATATAACTTTGTTTATAGTAGCATTTTTGTTCCAAATGTGCCACTATCCAGTTGTGGCTGTACTTTTGCACGCCATACTCCTGAATGGCAGAAAGCCTGTTATATTCGTCTATCAGCTTACGGTGGCGCATTTCGGCTAATTCTTTATTGGTGGGCATTATTATTTATTTGTGGTTCAACAAAATCAATGCAGTTGTTGTGCCGGTCATATTTAGGAACAAGGCCCAGCGAGCGCAAGTGCTCATAATATGCAGGCAGTTTTTTGGGATCCATTTTATCGGCAGCAGCCTTTGAGTAGTAGTCGGGAAACAGCTTAACAGTACCATATACTTCGTTGCGAAGTTCATTATAATATTTTACATAATTTGCCACAGAATATTTGTTTTTAAACAAAAAGTTGTCGGAAATGAAGTATTTAGACAGCAACAAATCATTGACTTCTACCTGCTTTATTTTGCCTATTTCGCTTTGGGTAATTTTATACTTCACCTTCAGGTGCCGGTAGTAGTAGTCGCAAAACATTTTAATCTTGATGTTGGTTTGCCCAACGGTAACCAATTGTTTTAGCCGGATGCAATCGTGGCATTTCATCAGGTCGGTTTCGGCAAAGTGCAGGTGGCGGCACAGGTATTCGGCCTGATGCTGGTTTAAAGGGTGTTTTAGGCTTATATCAATGCCCGTTAAATTGCCATTGAGGTAGTAAAATAATATTTCGCCTTCGAGCTTGTTACTTACCAAACGCCATGTATTGTGCATTACAGAAGTTCTTTGTGTATGGTTTGGTTTATATTGTTCAAAACATTGCGGGTATAGGTGTCAACACAGCTGTCAATGCCGAAGCAATTAAACAGTGTGGCAGCCTCTACCTGGTTGAGTGTAAAAGAGCGCATTTTGCTGCGCTTATGGTGTAAAAAAGTAAGCTGCTTGCGCTGCAGGCGCAGCCATATATTGTATAATACCTGTGCATACAGGCGGTATTGAAACAAGGTGGTAATATGCTGTGTGGCTTCTGCATTGGCATAATGAAAGCTTTGGTCAATAACAGCATCGGCAAGGGCTTTGCAGGCACAGGCATCTATATATATGTTTACCTTTTTAAAAATCATACGTGCTCAAACTGGCTGAGAAGCTTGGGCAACTCGGCATACTTATATTCATTTATAGATTTGTGTAAATAGCCATATTTGGAAAGCCATTTGTTTACACGCACGTAATCTATCTTGCCGCCAAGCATCCATCCTTTATCGCGCAC encodes:
- a CDS encoding DDE transposase family protein translates to MSGRRSNDSKRILAEKLFTSGNYLQKEVATLVGITDKTMGEWVKKYGWKDRRASYTSTRENQIHMLLMQINNIQEQILERDQKERFATSKESDQLAKLSTTMKNMEVELGISDMISCGIRFIDYCKTIDFAMGKEVGLMFDGFLNTLLRK
- a CDS encoding DNA adenine methylase codes for the protein MKTPITYYGGKQKLVNEILPMIPKHVTYTEPFVGGGAVFFAKPKSEVEVINDTNKSLITFYRVAQTDFTSLEKEVRITLHSRRAHEDAKIIYQAPHLFNEVKQAWAVWTLSTQSFSSMLDGTWGYDIKRRTTSKKIMNKRDSFTEEYAIRLQDVQIECTDALRIIETRDSETTFHYIDPPYVNSHCGHYDGYSWEDYEMLLKKLTAVKGKFLLSSYPSEVLDKYAKKNKWQQKQIQMEVTVANNTGNRKQKTEVLTANYTII
- a CDS encoding phage protein Gp36 family protein, yielding MAFIDKTDLLNYVRQNKLDDITDFDDTKLDAACEDMEEYVKGYLSARYDVDAIFTATGTARNPVIKMYMCDLVLYHLHKLINWRKIPEFRKERYQEAKEWLQDVQAGLINPPTLLLPTDGSLDYIIFGGNPKLGNNY
- a CDS encoding DUF935 family protein codes for the protein MAKNDKKNISKNTQQVERQAVYQLTVNPVRMAVNDIAKWKLAIDQARDPNFPRRRLLYELYDQIILDGHLSSVIEKRKLSLLNKRVHYSDKSASGEVKPNEEVTDGIINTTWFRDLMDYSLDADNYGHSLCEFIMEGGMITKVELFNRANVIPEIGLLCWNYYTMPAISINGKAFRDNIPVAVNDSVGIFYRDNQKHSPYLIEFGKAKSYGRLMVAAQYVILKRNGIGQWAQFTEIFGQPFRVGEYDPYDGSARKLLEDGLDNMGAAGSAVIPKGTMLNFHDHNGSGKSEVFKDLIDACNGELSKIFLGNTMTTEDGSSLSQSQTHKESEDELKVSDMIKAEQTLNFIVKPKLQELTGIRLDKGNFSYPQSSEIPLEQRILIDSKLTELIPISEEYFYATYGVDKPKPGEIPVRASSRFSLPPDDEEEEENKDESQKSKEKGEEKKSEEEKPNEEFSDDAEKKKTKLTQKLTALYGTSVKHYNGKKLVLSAKDKSKLDEIWERIAQAMHQGKLRKNYVDPELVAFIRRKLMQSVQTGYGGNISSYGDGTPDKVMLENLAEDVKVFSGFKTFQELREATDLLTDNDGKLREFADFKKDVLNVNAKYNEHWLETEYNFAIASSQSASNWVNYQESKHIIPNLTYRTAGDDRVREEHAVLDGITRPIDDSFWNTYYPPNDWGCRCDVDQTDEEEVTDIADMSLKEPPEMFRVNTAKEGVVFPKNHPYYETNRSERKAIREQLDDMED
- a CDS encoding zinc ribbon domain-containing protein gives rise to the protein MALINCPECGKEVSDKATVCPSCAFPLVKQQQHVVTSTAAEQTLAFPDLPADLNIGKQITNWGQDSYFKGDYLRDENVIGNLDSGKINVMLHTHGITLSTSLTHRVEIHNAQIISLNVKTRGELVSADKSVIGRAVVGGLVFGGVGAIVGGLSGINKSEKITDKTYLIINYWDVKTHSPQTILIGGDKKLITNFINRYQKESALNESGRTAEKEKNTAGKVMMIILLLVAVFIVYLIFN